From Streptomyces sp. NBC_01754, a single genomic window includes:
- a CDS encoding helix-turn-helix domain-containing protein, with protein sequence MILLRRLLGDVLRRQRQRQGRTLREVSSSARVSLGYLSEVERGQKEASSELLSAICDALDVRMSELMREVSDELSLAELAASAAASDPVPVPVRPMLNSVSVTSVAGVPTGRVTIKAPAEAVDVVAA encoded by the coding sequence ATGATTCTGCTCCGTCGCCTGCTGGGTGACGTGCTGCGTCGGCAGCGCCAGCGTCAAGGCCGTACTCTGCGCGAAGTCTCCTCGTCCGCCCGAGTCTCGCTCGGCTATCTCTCCGAGGTGGAGCGGGGGCAGAAGGAGGCATCCTCCGAACTGCTTTCCGCCATTTGCGACGCGCTTGACGTACGGATGTCCGAACTCATGCGTGAAGTGAGCGACGAGCTGTCGCTGGCTGAACTCGCCGCGTCGGCGGCAGCCAGTGACCCGGTGCCTGTGCCGGTGCGCCCGATGCTCAATTCCGTCTCCGTCACCTCGGTCGCAGGCGTGCCGACGGGACGTGTGACCATCAAGGCGCCCGCGGAAGCGGTGGATGTCGTCGCCGCCTGA
- a CDS encoding Dps family protein translates to MSVVKSPLSESDRKIVGDALQGALVDLIDLSLVAKQVHWNVVGTRFRSVHLQLDDVVDTARQHSDTVAERASAVGVNPDGRSVTLAKTTAIESVPSGWVKDADAVRVLVDALQVVIDRMRQRIEATGEPDPVSQDILITLTGDLEKHAWMFQAESA, encoded by the coding sequence ATGTCTGTCGTGAAGAGCCCCCTGTCCGAGAGCGACCGCAAGATCGTGGGCGACGCCCTGCAGGGCGCACTCGTCGACCTGATCGACCTCTCCCTCGTGGCCAAGCAGGTCCACTGGAATGTGGTCGGAACGCGCTTCCGGTCCGTCCACCTCCAGCTGGACGATGTCGTGGACACGGCACGGCAGCACTCGGACACCGTCGCGGAGCGGGCTTCCGCGGTCGGCGTCAACCCGGACGGGCGGTCCGTGACCCTCGCCAAGACGACGGCCATCGAATCCGTGCCGAGCGGCTGGGTCAAGGACGCGGACGCGGTGCGTGTACTCGTCGACGCCCTCCAGGTGGTGATCGACAGGATGCGGCAGCGGATCGAGGCGACCGGCGAACCCGACCCCGTGAGCCAGGACATCCTGATCACGCTCACGGGTGACCTGGAGAAGCACGCGTGGATGTTCCAGGCGGAGTCCGCCTGA
- a CDS encoding CinA family protein — MTSATPAAAGVLRRLRERGGTLAAAESLTGGLVAAELTAVPGASRSFLGSVTAYATAVKRDVLEVDADLLAVRGAVDPGVAVAMATGVRRVLGADWGISTTGVAGPEPQDGKPVGTVFVAVSGPGGVRKVAELRLNGGREDIRRESVRSLLELLSGELDADARAQDTEQNGGN; from the coding sequence GTGACGTCCGCGACCCCCGCGGCGGCCGGTGTGCTGAGGCGGCTGCGGGAACGCGGGGGGACGCTCGCCGCCGCCGAGTCCCTGACCGGCGGGCTGGTGGCCGCGGAGCTCACCGCGGTCCCGGGAGCGTCCCGGTCCTTCCTCGGGTCCGTGACGGCCTATGCCACGGCCGTGAAGCGGGACGTGCTGGAGGTCGACGCGGACCTGCTCGCCGTGCGAGGTGCGGTGGACCCCGGCGTCGCCGTCGCGATGGCGACGGGGGTACGCCGGGTGCTGGGGGCGGACTGGGGGATCTCCACCACCGGGGTCGCGGGCCCCGAGCCCCAGGACGGGAAGCCGGTCGGCACCGTATTCGTGGCGGTGTCCGGACCCGGCGGCGTACGGAAAGTCGCCGAGCTGAGGTTGAACGGCGGGCGGGAGGACATCCGTAGAGAGAGCGTACGAAGCCTGCTGGAGCTGCTCTCGGGTGAACTCGACGCAGACGCGAGGGCACAGGATACGGAACAGAACGGGGGGAATTGA
- the rimO gene encoding 30S ribosomal protein S12 methylthiotransferase RimO produces the protein MPERRTVALVTLGCARNEVDSEELAGRLAADGWDLVEDASDADVAVVNTCGFVEAAKKDSVDALLEANDLKDHGRTQAVVAVGCMAERYGKDLAEALPEADGVLGFDDYADISDRLQTILNGGIHASHTPRDRRKLLPISPAERQDAAVALPGHAQEAAPAPADLPEGVAPVSGPRAPLRRRLGTSPVASVKLASGCDRRCSFCAIPSFRGSFISRRPSDVLGETRWLAEQGVKEVMLVSENNTSYGKDLGDIRLLETLLPELADVDGIERIRVSYLQPAEMRPGLIDVLTSTPKVAPYFDLSFQHSAPGVLRAMRRFGDTDRFLELLDTIRGKAPQAGARSNFIVGFPGETEADLAELERFLTGARLDAIGVFGYSDEEGTEAVGYGNKLDADVIAERLAHISRLAEELTSQRAEERVGETLQVLVESVESDEDGPVAVGRAAHQAPETDGQVVFTAREGLVPGRMVEAKAVGTEGVDLVAEHHELAEAAR, from the coding sequence ATGCCCGAACGCCGTACCGTCGCCCTTGTCACTCTTGGCTGCGCCCGTAACGAGGTGGACTCGGAGGAGCTGGCAGGCCGCTTGGCAGCGGACGGCTGGGATCTCGTCGAGGACGCCTCGGACGCGGATGTCGCCGTCGTCAACACCTGTGGGTTCGTCGAAGCCGCCAAGAAGGACTCGGTCGACGCCCTGCTCGAAGCCAACGATCTCAAGGATCACGGAAGAACCCAGGCCGTGGTGGCCGTCGGCTGCATGGCCGAGCGCTACGGCAAGGACCTCGCCGAGGCGCTGCCCGAGGCGGACGGGGTCCTCGGCTTCGACGACTACGCCGACATCTCCGACCGCCTCCAGACGATCCTCAACGGCGGCATCCACGCGTCACACACTCCGCGTGACCGGCGCAAGCTGCTCCCGATCAGTCCGGCCGAGCGGCAGGACGCCGCCGTCGCGCTCCCCGGCCACGCCCAGGAGGCCGCGCCGGCCCCGGCCGACCTCCCCGAGGGCGTCGCCCCGGTCTCCGGGCCGCGCGCGCCGCTGCGCCGACGGCTGGGGACCAGCCCCGTCGCCTCGGTGAAGCTGGCCTCGGGATGCGACCGCCGCTGCTCCTTCTGCGCCATCCCCTCCTTCCGCGGTTCCTTCATCTCCCGGCGCCCCTCGGACGTCCTGGGAGAGACGCGCTGGCTCGCGGAGCAGGGGGTCAAGGAGGTCATGCTGGTCTCCGAGAACAACACCTCCTACGGCAAGGACCTCGGCGACATCAGGCTCCTGGAGACCCTGCTGCCCGAGCTCGCCGACGTCGACGGCATCGAGCGGATCCGCGTCAGCTACCTCCAGCCCGCCGAGATGCGCCCCGGACTCATCGACGTGCTCACCTCCACACCGAAGGTCGCGCCCTACTTCGACCTGTCCTTCCAGCACTCCGCCCCCGGGGTGCTGCGGGCCATGCGCCGGTTCGGTGACACGGACCGCTTCCTGGAGCTCCTGGACACCATCCGGGGCAAGGCCCCGCAGGCCGGTGCCCGGTCGAACTTCATCGTGGGCTTCCCCGGCGAGACCGAGGCCGACCTCGCGGAGCTGGAACGCTTCCTCACCGGAGCGCGGCTGGACGCCATCGGCGTCTTCGGCTACTCCGACGAGGAGGGCACCGAAGCCGTCGGCTACGGGAACAAGCTGGACGCCGACGTCATCGCCGAGCGGCTCGCCCACATCTCCCGGCTGGCCGAGGAGCTGACCTCGCAGCGTGCGGAAGAACGCGTCGGGGAGACCCTCCAGGTCCTGGTCGAGTCCGTGGAGTCCGACGAGGACGGACCGGTCGCGGTGGGCCGCGCGGCCCACCAGGCGCCCGAAACGGACGGCCAGGTCGTCTTCACCGCACGCGAAGGCCTCGTGCCGGGCCGTATGGTCGAAGCGAAGGCAGTGGGCACCGAGGGAGTGGACCTCGTGGCCGAACACCACGAGCTTGCGGAGGCAGCCAGATGA
- a CDS encoding phage tail protein translates to MPLIAAPAITPEVPPVTPPPAQIPDVGYASITYIDPTGTRWPMTDTTLDWYALADGVSGLGAAPYTLTSDPHPRGGARLRHAQPQPRTIVWPVLVKGRNHIAFMDTWRALARAFTRTLREGPGLLEVAMPDGRVRQLAVHYQDGWDGRGQHPSGITWDSAVVTLWCEDPYWVSTEAVTVHRETGTQVDFLVPYPSVSSSQVLGATDVTNVGDAEVWPSWMITGPASVITFTREDTGDSFTLTMGDTVHGPLLAGETVTVSTDPPRVRSDTGENLVGGLSWPGAVLWSLPPGTTPVTFQLGGAEAGSAVDLVFYPRYETA, encoded by the coding sequence ATGCCCCTGATTGCAGCACCGGCCATCACGCCGGAGGTGCCGCCGGTCACTCCACCACCGGCGCAGATCCCCGACGTGGGGTACGCGTCGATCACGTACATCGATCCGACCGGGACCCGGTGGCCGATGACGGACACCACCCTCGACTGGTACGCCCTGGCCGATGGGGTGTCGGGGCTCGGTGCGGCCCCGTACACGCTGACGTCGGATCCGCACCCGCGCGGGGGCGCCCGGCTGCGGCACGCCCAGCCGCAGCCTCGGACGATCGTGTGGCCGGTCCTCGTGAAGGGCCGGAACCACATCGCTTTCATGGACACGTGGCGGGCGCTCGCTCGGGCTTTCACTCGCACCCTGCGGGAGGGCCCCGGCCTGCTCGAGGTGGCGATGCCCGACGGCAGGGTTCGGCAGCTCGCCGTGCACTACCAGGACGGGTGGGACGGGCGGGGACAGCACCCGTCCGGCATCACCTGGGACAGCGCGGTCGTGACCCTGTGGTGCGAGGATCCGTACTGGGTGAGCACCGAGGCGGTCACCGTGCACCGGGAGACCGGTACGCAGGTCGACTTCCTGGTGCCTTACCCGTCGGTGTCCAGCTCGCAGGTCCTCGGGGCCACGGACGTCACCAACGTCGGCGACGCGGAAGTGTGGCCGAGCTGGATGATCACCGGCCCCGCATCGGTGATCACCTTCACCCGGGAGGACACCGGCGACTCCTTCACCCTGACGATGGGCGACACGGTCCACGGGCCCCTCCTCGCTGGGGAGACGGTCACTGTCTCGACTGACCCGCCGCGGGTTCGCTCCGACACCGGGGAGAATCTTGTCGGTGGCCTGTCGTGGCCTGGTGCGGTGCTGTGGTCCCTGCCCCCGGGCACGACCCCGGTGACGTTCCAGCTTGGCGGGGCCGAGGCTGGGTCGGCTGTGGACCTCGTCTTCTACCCGAGGTACGAGACGGCATGA
- a CDS encoding head-tail connector protein, with protein sequence MALLTLAEAKAQLNITTDTNDVELLAYIEALTAVIEGHVGPVEEQEVTETVDGQGRYLALLKPPVKAIIAIVPIMDGGTPLDPAGLHLDGPSGVMRRTDGRRFSGGPWTVTYTAGRGEIPPTINVAARILLQHLWRTQLGQGRGGVLGSSSDFSVNEPIPGFGYAVPNRVLQLLEPYKQPPGVA encoded by the coding sequence GTGGCGCTCCTGACCCTGGCCGAGGCGAAAGCCCAGCTGAACATCACGACCGACACCAACGACGTGGAACTCCTCGCGTACATCGAGGCGCTGACCGCGGTCATCGAAGGGCACGTCGGCCCGGTCGAGGAGCAGGAGGTGACGGAGACCGTGGACGGGCAGGGCCGCTACCTGGCGCTGCTGAAGCCTCCGGTCAAGGCCATCATCGCGATCGTCCCGATCATGGACGGGGGCACCCCCCTCGACCCGGCTGGCCTTCACCTGGATGGCCCGTCCGGGGTGATGCGCCGCACGGATGGCCGGCGCTTCTCTGGTGGCCCGTGGACGGTGACGTACACCGCAGGGCGCGGGGAGATCCCCCCGACGATCAACGTGGCCGCGCGCATCCTGCTGCAGCACCTGTGGCGCACCCAGCTGGGCCAGGGGCGCGGTGGGGTGCTCGGCAGCAGCTCGGACTTCTCCGTGAACGAGCCGATCCCCGGCTTCGGCTACGCGGTGCCCAACCGGGTGCTGCAGCTGCTGGAGCCGTACAAGCAGCCCCCGGGGGTGGCGTGA
- a CDS encoding phage tail tube protein: MATPIQASTRYYRRGITKVLWVPTIAQLATPTRSELDAGTALEGETGAMAGWQTTSETVPTPALGSRFTPVVGGAITAADSSLTFWASKDGEDVRSLLVREASGFIVWMDEGDVPEQTMDVYPVTITSQAKVRELDAAAQIMVQVAITSEPAENVTIPAASGGGG, from the coding sequence ATGGCTACGCCGATCCAGGCTTCGACGAGGTACTACCGGCGCGGCATCACCAAGGTGCTGTGGGTGCCGACCATCGCGCAGTTGGCCACGCCGACCCGGTCCGAGCTGGATGCGGGCACGGCGCTGGAGGGTGAGACGGGGGCGATGGCGGGGTGGCAGACCACGTCGGAGACCGTGCCGACGCCAGCGCTGGGCAGCAGGTTCACGCCGGTGGTGGGAGGCGCGATCACCGCGGCCGACTCCAGCCTGACGTTCTGGGCGTCGAAGGACGGCGAGGACGTGCGCAGCCTCCTGGTGCGTGAGGCGTCCGGGTTCATCGTGTGGATGGACGAGGGCGACGTGCCGGAGCAGACGATGGACGTCTACCCGGTGACGATCACTTCGCAGGCCAAGGTGCGCGAACTCGACGCGGCCGCACAGATCATGGTCCAGGTCGCGATCACGTCGGAGCCCGCCGAGAACGTGACGATCCCGGCGGCGTCGGGTGGGGGCGGCTGA
- a CDS encoding helix-turn-helix domain-containing protein translates to MPQRRTFLPEWAVTRRRELGQRLGDTRRAAGMSQEHLGDLIGVERRTIQRYEAGTRDPRYTDLLLLANALGVDLADLVRE, encoded by the coding sequence GTGCCCCAGAGACGAACTTTCCTGCCTGAATGGGCTGTCACCCGACGCAGGGAACTGGGGCAACGCCTCGGTGACACCCGCCGCGCCGCCGGAATGTCGCAAGAGCACCTCGGTGACTTGATTGGCGTCGAGCGCCGCACCATCCAGCGATATGAGGCTGGCACCCGCGACCCGCGGTACACAGACTTGCTCCTGCTCGCGAACGCTCTCGGCGTCGACCTCGCGGACCTCGTCCGGGAGTGA
- a CDS encoding holin yields the protein MAAAPVEKKVTAASAGAYVASTGLLASLAAVQDNARLVEWMPDGLTPFVLALVPAGITFVGGWVTKHTPRSRYGDIE from the coding sequence ATGGCTGCTGCACCCGTAGAGAAGAAGGTCACCGCTGCGAGCGCGGGCGCCTACGTAGCGTCGACGGGGCTTCTCGCTTCGCTCGCCGCCGTGCAAGACAACGCGCGCCTGGTGGAGTGGATGCCGGACGGGCTTACCCCGTTCGTCCTCGCCCTCGTTCCGGCCGGGATCACGTTCGTCGGCGGGTGGGTCACGAAGCACACGCCGCGGAGCCGGTACGGGGACATCGAGTGA
- a CDS encoding peptidoglycan recognition protein family protein — MAEPLSAAALLKALRDEGVAVTEVGNWRTHNRNAKGAWGPVNGSIVHHTVTKGTASTVAMCRDGYTDLPGPLCHGVIAKDGRVHLVGWGRANHAGGGDPRVLDQVIAESYDTRPTPPTKGNSNGVDGNARFYGWECENLGDGKDPWPAAQYDAIVRVQAAVCRAHGWTAKSAIGHLEWSSDKIDPRGFTMPALRADVAERLKHPASWTPTTTPSKETAVALTNDDVKKLWRTDGIIPSPSTAAKGNEYWAASSYLLDLHLRVVQTQSELASVHATVRTLAEALAARDDAVDVDALIARIETAIKGVTVRLETEH; from the coding sequence ATGGCCGAACCACTGTCCGCCGCCGCGCTCCTCAAGGCGCTGCGCGACGAGGGCGTCGCCGTCACCGAGGTCGGGAACTGGCGTACGCACAACCGGAACGCGAAGGGTGCCTGGGGCCCGGTGAACGGCAGCATCGTTCACCACACCGTCACCAAGGGGACCGCCTCCACCGTCGCCATGTGCCGGGACGGGTATACCGACCTGCCCGGCCCGCTGTGCCACGGCGTCATCGCGAAGGACGGCCGGGTGCACCTCGTCGGCTGGGGCCGCGCCAATCATGCCGGTGGCGGTGATCCCCGGGTGCTGGATCAAGTGATCGCCGAGTCGTACGACACCCGGCCGACCCCGCCGACGAAGGGCAACTCGAACGGGGTCGACGGCAACGCCCGGTTCTACGGGTGGGAGTGCGAGAACCTCGGCGACGGGAAGGACCCGTGGCCGGCCGCCCAGTACGACGCGATCGTCCGCGTCCAGGCCGCCGTGTGCCGGGCCCACGGCTGGACCGCGAAGAGCGCGATCGGCCACCTGGAATGGTCCAGCGACAAGATCGACCCCCGCGGCTTCACCATGCCGGCCCTTCGCGCCGACGTCGCCGAACGGCTCAAGCACCCCGCGTCCTGGACCCCCACCACCACACCTAGCAAGGAGACCGCCGTGGCTCTGACCAACGACGACGTAAAGAAGCTCTGGCGGACGGACGGCATCATCCCGTCACCGTCGACGGCCGCGAAGGGCAACGAGTACTGGGCAGCCTCGAGTTACTTGCTGGATCTCCACCTGCGCGTAGTGCAGACCCAGAGCGAGCTGGCCTCCGTCCACGCCACGGTCCGCACCCTCGCCGAGGCGCTGGCCGCCCGCGACGACGCGGTCGACGTCGACGCCCTGATCGCCCGGATCGAGACCGCTATCAAGGGCGTCACCGTGCGCCTGGAAACGGAGCACTGA
- a CDS encoding helix-turn-helix domain-containing protein, with protein MSIGNSSEDDRPSIGHALQRARVAAGLTVEEVSSSTRVRIPIVHAIETDDFSRCGGDVYARGHIRMLAGAVRLDPDPLIAQFDAEHGGTPAPTPAAPLFEAERIRSEPRRPNWTAAMVAAIVAVTGFVGFTVFKGDGDSGTANVAEGPDPDKTAPSPSATRPADPKPAPSESAIAAAPRDKVTVKLSATGKSWISAKDHNGRQLFDGLLSKGDSKTFQDKERIDLVLGDAGSIELFVNGKKVDDQFEPGQVERLSYTKGDPEVG; from the coding sequence GTGTCCATCGGCAACTCCTCCGAAGACGACCGGCCTTCGATCGGTCACGCGCTTCAGCGGGCGCGCGTCGCCGCAGGCCTGACGGTCGAGGAAGTCAGCAGCTCCACCCGGGTGCGCATCCCCATCGTGCACGCGATCGAGACGGACGACTTCTCCCGCTGCGGCGGCGACGTGTACGCGCGTGGCCACATCCGCATGCTCGCCGGGGCCGTCCGGCTCGACCCCGATCCGCTGATCGCCCAGTTCGACGCCGAGCACGGGGGCACTCCCGCGCCCACCCCGGCGGCGCCGCTGTTCGAGGCGGAGCGGATCCGCTCCGAGCCCCGCCGTCCCAACTGGACCGCGGCCATGGTCGCCGCCATCGTCGCCGTGACCGGTTTCGTCGGGTTCACGGTCTTCAAGGGTGACGGTGACTCCGGCACGGCCAACGTCGCCGAGGGACCGGACCCCGACAAGACCGCCCCCAGCCCGTCCGCCACCAGGCCCGCCGACCCCAAGCCCGCCCCCTCCGAGAGCGCCATCGCGGCGGCCCCCCGGGACAAGGTGACGGTCAAGCTCAGCGCCACCGGCAAGAGCTGGATCTCGGCCAAGGACCACAACGGGCGCCAGCTCTTCGACGGGCTGCTCTCCAAGGGCGACTCCAAGACCTTCCAGGACAAGGAGCGGATCGACCTCGTCCTGGGTGACGCCGGCTCCATCGAGCTCTTCGTGAACGGCAAGAAGGTCGACGACCAGTTCGAGCCGGGTCAGGTCGAGCGGCTCTCCTACACCAAGGGCGACCCCGAGGTCGGCTGA
- a CDS encoding siphovirus ReqiPepy6 Gp37-like family protein — protein sequence MSIQLLVTDRNLNVLGDPLHGWTDLKAEINFNAPASGSVSLPAHPEYMELLQPGNRLVVIRDRNIWCAGPLEEPQNYTWDLQGNADPGTVTVQFSDDLARVAGYLTYPEPAKTFTTQTATSDVVRKLTTANSEVIIRTLVNENCGPGALAARRITRLALDTVAGVGTNRTVSTRFEPLLDACRTAAAADGLGFRTRQVGDQVLFGVYAPADLTKVARFSRGLGNLRSVAFTMAAPLATQELVQGGNDPAQEATPANRRAYVEVSSGAAADWYRVEKLVDKTGVDDDSAGELTQAGVLELGNDNPQASLSTVTVDTEDLRAGRDFWLGDRVTVALPTGMEVTDIVQTIRLEATPDGGELVTSVIGSSDKTTTTATVRLVRDLARRLGRLEAR from the coding sequence ATGAGCATTCAACTGCTGGTCACCGACCGCAACCTGAACGTCCTCGGGGACCCTCTCCACGGGTGGACGGACCTTAAGGCCGAGATCAACTTCAACGCGCCCGCGTCCGGGTCGGTCAGCCTGCCGGCGCACCCCGAGTACATGGAGCTCCTACAGCCGGGCAACCGGCTCGTCGTCATCCGCGACCGGAACATCTGGTGCGCTGGGCCGCTCGAGGAACCGCAGAACTACACGTGGGACCTGCAGGGCAACGCCGACCCCGGCACGGTCACGGTCCAGTTCAGTGACGACCTGGCCCGCGTCGCCGGATACCTCACCTACCCGGAACCGGCGAAGACGTTCACCACGCAGACCGCTACGTCGGACGTGGTGCGGAAGCTGACCACGGCGAACTCGGAGGTGATCATCCGTACGCTCGTCAACGAGAACTGCGGGCCCGGCGCTCTGGCCGCCCGGCGCATCACCCGCCTGGCCCTCGACACCGTCGCCGGGGTCGGCACCAACCGCACCGTGTCCACCCGCTTCGAACCGCTGCTCGATGCCTGCCGTACGGCTGCGGCCGCCGACGGCCTCGGCTTCCGTACCAGGCAGGTCGGCGACCAGGTCCTCTTCGGCGTGTACGCCCCGGCCGACCTGACGAAGGTGGCCCGGTTCTCCCGAGGCCTCGGCAACCTTCGCAGTGTGGCGTTCACGATGGCGGCGCCGCTCGCCACGCAGGAACTGGTCCAGGGCGGGAACGATCCCGCGCAGGAGGCCACCCCGGCGAACCGGCGAGCTTACGTCGAGGTCTCCTCGGGGGCGGCTGCCGACTGGTACCGGGTGGAGAAGCTCGTCGACAAGACCGGGGTCGACGACGACTCGGCCGGGGAGCTCACACAGGCCGGCGTCCTTGAGCTGGGCAACGACAACCCGCAGGCGAGCTTGTCCACGGTCACCGTCGACACCGAAGACCTCCGCGCGGGAAGGGACTTCTGGCTCGGCGACCGAGTCACGGTGGCACTGCCCACCGGCATGGAGGTCACCGACATCGTGCAGACGATCCGACTCGAAGCGACCCCCGACGGCGGCGAGCTTGTGACCTCGGTCATCGGCTCCTCCGACAAGACCACCACCACCGCCACGGTCCGCCTCGTGCGGGACCTGGCCCGCAGGCTCGGACGATTGGAGGCCAGATAG
- a CDS encoding helix-turn-helix domain-containing protein, with the protein MPVDATPDPYADPMAFGQRMQILRTRRGLSRPVTAGLLGRSPSWVKQVERGEIGMPKLPVVLRIAELLRVRDLADLTGDQSAPVDLFIGPGHPRLQAVRDAVNTLSLSSDREAPPAAHLSARLAKAWAARHQAARHREVLGELLPGLIRDAQLAVRQADSAADRRTAQAVLSETYSLAQFFLAYQPESALLWRVAERGMVAAQESEDPHAIGVAAWLAAQAHRDSGPTHFDAADSMTMEALAYLERFLPDADDRVRAIAGALQFEAGYTAARRGMKGAAWGWWDKAQTTAKRLPTTYYHPVTSFSQTIMGAHAVTVAVELRAGGESVRQVNTADAQAIPSRPRLARHRIEEARAYQLTGQQETALATLERAHEAAPETIRYNGYARRIVLEETESKVPERRRRAAALAERLGLLAA; encoded by the coding sequence ATGCCAGTTGATGCTACCCCGGACCCGTATGCCGACCCGATGGCATTCGGTCAACGCATGCAGATCCTCCGGACTCGACGCGGGCTCAGTCGTCCGGTCACCGCCGGCCTGCTCGGCAGGTCCCCCTCCTGGGTGAAGCAGGTAGAGCGAGGAGAGATCGGAATGCCGAAGCTGCCCGTGGTGCTGCGGATCGCCGAGCTGCTGCGCGTGCGCGACCTGGCCGACCTGACGGGGGACCAGTCGGCCCCGGTCGACCTCTTCATCGGGCCGGGCCACCCCCGCCTCCAGGCGGTGCGAGACGCGGTCAACACCCTGTCGCTCAGCAGCGACAGAGAAGCTCCACCGGCCGCTCACCTCTCCGCCCGGCTGGCGAAGGCATGGGCAGCGCGGCACCAGGCGGCGCGCCACCGAGAGGTCCTCGGCGAGCTTCTGCCTGGCCTGATCAGGGACGCCCAGCTCGCTGTACGACAGGCTGACTCGGCGGCCGACCGGCGCACGGCGCAGGCGGTCCTCTCCGAGACGTACAGCCTCGCGCAGTTCTTCCTCGCCTACCAGCCGGAAAGCGCCCTGCTGTGGCGAGTTGCCGAGCGCGGCATGGTCGCCGCACAGGAGTCCGAGGACCCCCACGCCATCGGGGTTGCCGCGTGGCTCGCCGCGCAGGCGCACCGCGACTCCGGCCCCACGCACTTCGACGCGGCGGACAGCATGACCATGGAGGCGCTGGCCTACCTTGAGCGGTTCCTCCCGGACGCTGATGACCGGGTGCGTGCGATCGCAGGCGCGTTGCAGTTCGAAGCCGGGTACACCGCCGCCCGGCGGGGGATGAAGGGCGCGGCGTGGGGCTGGTGGGACAAGGCGCAGACCACGGCGAAACGCCTGCCCACGACGTACTACCACCCGGTCACGAGCTTCTCGCAGACCATCATGGGTGCGCACGCGGTCACGGTAGCGGTGGAGCTCCGGGCTGGCGGCGAGTCCGTGCGCCAGGTCAACACGGCAGACGCGCAGGCGATTCCGTCTCGCCCGCGGCTGGCCCGTCACCGGATCGAGGAGGCTCGGGCGTACCAGCTGACCGGCCAGCAGGAGACGGCGCTCGCGACGCTGGAGCGGGCGCACGAGGCCGCGCCGGAGACGATTCGGTACAACGGCTATGCGAGGCGGATCGTGCTCGAAGAGACGGAGTCGAAGGTGCCGGAGCGTCGTCGGCGGGCGGCGGCCCTGGCGGAGCGGCTGGGGCTGCTCGCCGCCTGA
- the pgsA gene encoding CDP-diacylglycerol--glycerol-3-phosphate 3-phosphatidyltransferase: MTGAPATAAGGSGATQVPRGGKLGAAAVNQAGLWNIANILTMMRLLLVPGFVLLLLHDGGYDPVWRAFAWAAFAVAMITDLFDGHLARAYNLVTDFGKIADPIADKAIMGAALICLSALGDLPWWITSVILFREIGITLMRFWVIRHAVIPASRGGKLKTLAQGTAAGMYVLALTGPLATLRFWVMMAAVVLTVVTGLDYVRQAVVLRRKGLAAERAAALEAVAAAADGVRPEAGPVVAVVNADTGTVSEDAEASEGASEPVAGARGSTEAER, translated from the coding sequence ATGACGGGAGCCCCGGCGACCGCGGCAGGCGGCTCCGGCGCGACGCAGGTACCCCGCGGCGGCAAGCTGGGCGCGGCGGCCGTCAACCAGGCCGGTCTGTGGAACATCGCCAACATCCTCACCATGATGAGGCTGCTGCTGGTCCCCGGCTTCGTGCTGCTGCTCCTGCACGACGGCGGCTACGACCCGGTATGGCGTGCGTTCGCCTGGGCGGCCTTCGCCGTCGCGATGATCACCGACCTCTTCGACGGCCATCTCGCACGGGCGTACAACCTGGTCACCGACTTCGGGAAGATCGCCGACCCGATCGCCGACAAGGCGATCATGGGGGCGGCCCTGATCTGCCTGTCCGCCCTCGGCGATCTGCCCTGGTGGATCACCTCGGTCATCCTCTTCCGGGAGATCGGCATCACCCTCATGCGGTTCTGGGTCATCCGGCACGCGGTGATCCCGGCCAGCCGCGGCGGGAAGCTGAAGACCCTGGCCCAGGGAACGGCCGCCGGCATGTACGTGCTGGCCCTGACCGGCCCCCTGGCGACCCTGCGCTTCTGGGTGATGATGGCGGCCGTCGTGCTGACGGTCGTCACCGGGCTCGACTACGTGCGGCAGGCCGTCGTGCTGCGCCGCAAGGGGCTGGCGGCCGAGCGCGCGGCGGCCCTGGAGGCGGTGGCCGCGGCCGCGGACGGCGTACGGCCGGAGGCGGGACCCGTCGTCGCCGTGGTGAACGCCGACACGGGCACCGTGAGTGAGGACGCCGAGGCGTCCGAGGGCGCCTCGGAACCCGTCGCCGGGGCCCGGGGCTCGACGGAGGCCGAGCGGTGA